In Corticium candelabrum chromosome 1, ooCorCand1.1, whole genome shotgun sequence, the genomic stretch ATAATATGTGGCGATAGGAGAGTGTATTTATTGTGTGAGCATGTCTTTGACTAGCCAAGGAGACTTTGTTGTAACTGGGTACATTGGACCAGCTTGTTCCGAGAATACTGTACATGACATTAAATCTTACAGTAACAGTTTAGCACTACTTGTATTAGTTAGTATTGTTCCCACTATAGATAGCAGCTATGAGTTGTCACGTCTATATAGACATGAGACAAGAAAGATTTATACGCACCGGTGTGAACTTTATGTATGTGTAGCTTTTGTGTGTTATTGGAAGGCAAGTCTTTTGAAGTCATTTTAATGACAGTTGAcagttagtctcgcgtaggcAAACCCTTTCCTTGCCAACAGATATAAAAAGGGTGGGGTTTGGCTTAGTGAGACTAAATGACAGTCTGATCATATAATGATGACATATTTATGGCGTTAGTCAGTTCCATCATTGGCTGTGCCTAACCTGTGCACTAAAACCACTTAGTTTGCTAAATTAATCATTATTAAACACTCGGGTTTATCAAAATTGGTTTTCAGAAATGTTGGAGATAGTACTGTATGAAATTTGGCATCAGTTATAATGTAAGATGTTGGCCGGTGTTTGTTATCTACACGGCGTCTGTCACCTATAGTGGGTTTCTGTTTGCTGGTGTTTTATACATTAGCATTTTGTCTTACGTTTAGGATGATCAACATATGTGTCTTCTTGATTATGATCAGAATGCTAATGCTCTGACGTGCTTTACTGATATTTGTAAGAGGTCATTGGAACGTAATGGTATAAGAAGTGTTGCCACAATTGATGCATCTAGCAGTATTCATTCAGGTTTTCATAGTTGTGTTTATGTAAATTTTGCAGTTGTATGATTGTATTTATTACTGTGTAGATGATCCAACTATTGTTGTCGCACATTTGGCCTACTTCTATTTTCTACGTTTCATGTTTTTAACTTTGGTTTCAGAATGGCAACATTTGATGGGCCATTTGGCATTTCAAATCAAAGTGGCTATGGATTCTATTGATTTATGTCTTCGGAAGCTTGCTCTTGCTCAACCACTGTCTGTAGGTCATGATATGTGGAAAACGACAAAGGAACATACAAGTGTCTACTTGGCAAATGGTGGAGACATTCGAGAACAATTATGTGATGAGATGGTACAGGCAGCAAATGCAATAACATTTGAAATGCGATTGAAGTACAGTGAAGGTGATATTGACTGGATGGTGTATATGCACTTAAAGAAAGTTCTTATTTTGGAGACAACTAAGGGAGGGATGATTAGTACTGAGGGTATTGAGCGGTACATGGCAGCATCTTGTGGTCTTCCACGGGAATACTTAAGTGAACAGTACTTGGACACCGTAGACAAGGTTCGAGGAAAATGCCTTGAATCATTGGAAAGACCACTGATAACTTCTGAAATTGCTGAGCTTAATCACACATTATTTTGGCAGGCATCAAATTTTCTTGGACACCTTTGTTTGCCTTTAGGAGGACGTAGACTTCACAGACTGGAAAGATCAGATACTGACGGTGAAATGGAATTTGGAGGATTCATGAGTCACAGACATGATTTAAGACAGCTACTGCAATTATCTGGGAGGAGAACCACAAGCCATGAAAATAGGTATGAAGAACTTGAACCTGGCCATGTCTTGGGTCATGGTGTAGGGTTACCTATACACATCCACCATGTGGATGCTGACAGCAATGATTCTGAtggagaagagaagaaagatgaaggagaaaaagaaaaaccaGACTGGGATGAGGTAGATGAAGATGAATCAGGAATTGGTAAAGATCAATATCAATCTGGTCAATCTGGTGATTTATTGAACCATTCAGAATCTAACAGTATGTCCTTGATGAAGACAGAAAGAATTGAAGAATTCAATCAGATTGCTAGAACGGCAACCAGTGTTAAGCAAATTGAGTTGCTACAGCAAACGATCAGGGCAATGATCAAAGGAAGGTCTGAAGAGCGTGCTCACGTTCAGTCAGAGAAATCAGAATTTGAAAGTGCTATATTAAGTGCTAAGTCACAAGGCTCTACAGAGATTATAAGTATTATGGAAGCAGCAAAAGATGAACGATCTTTAGTTCTTCATCGACTGAGAGGTGAAATGCGATTACTTTATCGAGCATCTCATGTAGCAGATAAAAGACTTCGCTATCTGACTCGTTCAACGCTATCAGGCTTACAAACAAATTCTACATTTTGTATGCTAGAAAAGACGCTTGTAGATCACAGAGAAGAACAACCAATTCTGGCTGACATGATGTTCGGTTTGGTGACTGACTTTCTTCCAAGTGATTTACTTGTCAAAACTTGTCGCCAAATGGGAGTGAATGTTAGGCCAACAAGGGAGAGACGGCAAGACTGGGTGGCAGCCATACTGCGTTTGAGATGAGATAATATTTTACTGTGTTTTCGTGACATTACATTGTATAATTATAGACTGTACTGCATGATATGTACCTGCTGTATGTACATCGTGCACTCATTTTATACGTTGGTTTCATCTCAAACCGTGTACGGTGTTGGTATGGGTGAAAAAATCCTGCCCGTCATTTGCTTGAGCTAGGTACTAATAGTATGTCACAGTACTACATAGTACTAGTGATGATAGCAGCTTACTGTGTCTACTCAGTGTACTAGGCACCGTTTGCGTTGTTCTTCGGGCAGTGGATACTTCAGTTTGCAAGGTATTATTATCTGTGATATATTAACTCTAAGCCAGAACGTGCTAGTAGTTGACATCAACGCCAATAaccgcgcacgcgcacttAGTATTTGTTAACCTGTTGTTTGGACTAGCAGTAGGCAATTGAGATTTCCGCAGTTATCTGAGTGCATTTGCTGCAGCTAGTGGGATTTCAGTGAACAGTGATGGCGGCGTTGCCGTATCGTCCGCCTCATGTCATGGAAGGGCCACCTCGTGGATGGTACCAACCACCTAGTTTACTCCCTGATGTACAACCGTTTATGGTGCGACAGGAGCTATCTGAGGAGAAACTTAAGGAAAAGGGTGAGGAACGTTCGGTGATGATTTCTTGACGTAGATGGAAATTCaactttgtgtttgtgttgcagctCGCAAGTGGCAGCAGTTGCAGTCCAAGCGATACAGCGAGAAACGGAAATTCGGGTTCGTGGAGGCTCAAAAGGAAGATATGCCGCCAGAGCACGTGCGTAAAATTATCCGGGATCATGGCGATATGTCAAACCGGAAATTCAGACACGACAAGCGAGTATACCTTGGGTAAGTGTCGTTAGGATGTGAAAAATTGCTGCAAGATTGAATCTAAGCTACATCATGCTTAGCCAAGTTTTCGATAcgttaatatatatatatatatatatatatatatatatatatatatatatatatatatataattgattgaaattaattattctTTACACCAATAATAGACCGTCTGCCAATGtttctttttatttattgtttgttcagACTTTAAATGAGGTTCTGTGTCATTTTCTGCTGTGCTATACTGTTGTAAGTTCAAATTATTGTGTTAAATTGTGATATAGTTTAGGGGTGTTTCacaatttttgtcattttcaggAGTGTAGGGTAGGGGGTAGGGGGTAGGGGGTAGGGTCTTGCGTACGCTTTTAAAATGATGATTAGgatattgatttatttgtcTTCTCATTTTAATACCAAGAGATGCTTTATGCAATGCCCTTCAAACGCTTGGGAGAGTCGTTGCACAGAACCTTACCAGATAGTTAAACTGCTTTGAGTTTAGATCTTTCGATGCGGTCTGGAATTGCAAAGTTTGCCCATGTGCATCCTGAATTAATCCAGGTATTTGAGGTAGCGTGAAGGTCTGCATAGAAGCCTAAAATTAAGTCTAAAATTGTTATGGGATTGCCAACATAGTATCTGTTTTGATATGCCACTTAGACTATCAAACAGTTGGTATATTTTCATTAGTTTGTGCTAACTGTTTCTTTGTCAGCAGTTAGTTGGATATTGTAGTCAAATTTTGTGTCCTACTTGTAACCTGTGTTGTATTTAGAGCATTGAAGTACATGCCACACGCAATTCTAAAGCTTTTGGAAAACATGCCGATGCCGTGGGAACAGATCAGAGATGTCAAGGTGATCTACCACATTACAGGAGCTATAACGTTTATCAATGAAATACCATGGGTAATTGAGCCTGTCTACATAGCCCAATGGGGGTAAGTCAGTTATGTGAATGATGACTGAGTCTgatgtgcattgtgtgtgcttgtgtgtgtgtgtgtgtgtgtgtgtgtgtgtgtgtgtgtgtgtagggttCTCGCTAGACATTTTTGGGAGTGTGGCGGGATGGGCGGGTCCATGTCTAAGTCgggcatgcgcacttgagccaATGTTAAGTGAGGTATATTTTACATCGTAGCTGTTGTGTGTGACCTAtgttcaagtgccctggcaaggaaatcaacttcggCCACCACTCAGCCCTTCTTAGTGATGTTCAtaggttgcgcatgcgcaagtttCATGGAAGAAACTACAGAAAGTGTGTGTAGTCAGGCATTGATTGACATGGACAGACCAATGTTGTTGATTCGcaagaagccatgactagtctagagtagatcgGTGCTACACTTCTTGGACATTGTCACAAGAGGTGTACTTTCCATGTCACAGGAAGAGCATCCGGGACTATCAATGGCAGTGCATCCGGTACTGCAATTACCACAAGTACGTACGGAGCTAGGCTGTTATCCCGCGTTCTTTTgtaagagcctggatttgtggctaatgtcacctttactaagtaGTATCGTATTGCgtttcagtactgtagtatggaattcttATTTCTCATACATCCCTAGCTGTCAAACTTTTTACTCctatctaccgtttctgagcgtggcTCACTCATACTGGAGCGTGGCGCAGGGCCACGCTGCCacgctgtagcgagaaccctgtgtgtgtgtgtgtgtgtgtgcacgtgcacgtgcgtgcatgcataaTTTCTGTTTTGGCAAAACCACATTGCATtgatttgtgttttgttttagtACTATGTGGATCATGATGCGGAGAGAAAAACGAGACAGACGTCATTTTAAGCGGATGCGTTTCCCTCCTTTTGATGATGAAGAGCCTCCTCTTGACTATGGAGACAACATATTGGATGTTGAACCACTGGAACCAATCCAGATAGACATGGATGAAGAGGAAGATGCATCAGTTCACAAGTGGTTTTATGACTACAAACCTCTTGTAGGCTCCAAGTAAGACTCTTGATTATATTTACCTATCCATTGCAAGAAATGAACAGAAACAGTTAGTCAGTGGAGTGCCTGCATAAGTTTAAGGATGTAGACTTGCGTGCAATATTTACGACAGTATTTTATTGTTTCTCCTATTTTTGCAGGTGTGTGAATGGGTCAACGTACAGGCGTTGGTATTTACAACTTCCTGCCATGTCAACTCTTTACCGTCTTGCTAACCAGCTGCTCACTGATCTAGTTGATGACAATTACTTTTATCTGTTTGATCTCAAATCATTTTTTACAGCAAAGGCCCTTAATCTTGCCATACCTGGTGGACCAAAGTTTGAGCCTCTTGTCAGAGACAAGGATATGCAGTGAGTAGTTAGTACTGTTGTGTTCACTCAATGTACTGTATGTGGCTATCAGTATGGAAGCATGACTTATCTGTGTTGATCCGCAACTTCATAAGAGGGAATCTTAGACAGCTGGTCTAACTGTAAACTGTCTAGAGGTAGGAGACATTCACTGTATATCTCTGGTTATAGCTTTAGTCACTAGGACGTGCTACAGTATATGGTATTTTCTATGTTCTTACTGTGGTTTAGTCTCACTGTATGTTAGCCTTTAGTTAGAAATGACTGTTACAACGTCTCTGTTGAATTGAGAATGATAGATGTCGGTAGATGTATGTTGAACATAGTACATGTAGTGATGTGTGCAAGAACCACCGAAATGTTTCTATCATGTTAAGCTAGTTGTGTTGGTATGAAGTCATGAAGTTTGGTCTTAGGGATGAGGACTGGAATGAATTCAATGATGTGAACAAAATCATTATTCGGCAACAAGTGAGAACAGAGTATCGAATTGCTTTTCCTTATCTTTACAACAACATGCCACTCTATGTTCACCTCAGTTGGTAAGTAATGCATTTATCAAATGTAGCTTTTGCTGTAGCGTCGACAGAGATAGCTTCATCGTCAACTAATTGTTGGTGCATTTACAGACATCTGTACATACGATCTTCAACCATAGTTTACTCTTACTTATTTAGAAACTTTAATTTAGGTACCATTACCCTGTTGTGGTATTCATAAAGACTGAAGATCCAGATTTGCCAGCTTTCTACTTTGATCCTCTTATTAACCCAATTGGATCACACAGGCATACTGTCAAAGTAATTATGGCCAATCAGTGCAGTAAATGGCAACAGTGAAATTGTGATTATCATTTTGTTTTAAGACCAATGAACCACAACCAGATGATGATGAGTTTGTTTTGCCTGAAGAAGTTGAACCGCTTTTGAAAGATACGCCTCTTTACACAGACAACACTGCTAATGGTATAATATCTTACACTAATTTTAGTTGTAGTACTCTGTTTGTAAATTTATGTTTGCTGCCATATGAAAGTTGTGTGTTTACAGGCATCGCATTACTGTGGGCCCCTCGACCATTTAACTTGCGATCTGGCAGAACTCGACGTGCAGTAGACATACCTCTTGTGAAGACTTGGTATCGGGAACACTGTCCCAGTGGACAGCCTGTGAAAGTGAGGGTTTCATATCAGAAATTGCTGAAAGTGTATGTCCTGAATGCACTGAGGCACAGATCACCCAAGGCACTGAAGAAACGGTAAGATATTGTGCTCTATTCTGCTGATGTGGTAGATGTGCGTGATATGTGCACAACTAATGTCTTACTATATTCTCAATTGACCGTTTTAGGGAATGGTAACATTAGGATGAGGACACACCTGATATAGGGCATGTTCAATTGGGCTCTTTCAGCCTTTTCTGGAAGAGATTGGAAGAGGGGCATGCTCTTCCAACCAGCATCAGagttggtagagttggctcttccTACTGTAGCGCCAGAGCTGTAGAAGTTGTAAGATGGGTGTGCACATGGAGCCTTTTCTgaaagaggctggaagagcccaatgaATGCACCCATAGTCTTTGTTGGTTTGGTAACAGAATAAAGCATTTGTACCCAGTCTGTTGGAAGTTTGTATTGGCTGTAAAGTTGTCCACTGCTACCTACCTGTATCTGTATTTGATGTTATTATGGGTATCAGGTTTTGAAAATTAACACCATTTTGAAAAACAGCACCATTTTAATGGTTTTGAAACCCAACAATTTTTGAGATTTTTTATTATGATTATACAGCCAAGAAGTTTGCAACAGCTAATCCAGTTTGTTTGGCTAAAGTTTTCTGACTTGCTGGCTACAACTATAACTGTACAGTTTCTTGTTTCATTTCACTTGAAATGTACTTTGTATCAGTCCTTCACAAGTAGAATGAATTGTTTTGACATACTAGGTACTTGTTTCGGTCCTTCAAAGCTACCAAGTTTTTCCAGACAACAACATTGGACTGGGTTGAAGCAGGACTGCAGGTGTGCCGGCAAGGATACAACATGTTGAATTTGCTGATTCACCGGAAGAACCTCAACTACCTGCATCTCGACTATAATTTTAACTTAAAACCAGTCAAAACACTGACAACAAAGGAAAGAAAGAAGTCACGATTTGGCAATGCTTTCCATTTATGTCGAGAAATTCTTCGGCTGACCAAGTTGGTTGTTGATGGCCATGTTCAGTATCGACTCGGAAATGTCGATTGTTTTCAGGTGAGTTGTATGCAAGAGACATGATTGTTTTGATGTAATGCAAAATTCATGCATTAGCTAGCGATGCATTTCTTGTGGAATGagaattgtattgtattgttgtacTCATTTGTGTATAAGAGAGGACTACTTTAATTCTCATACAAAGTAAGTATAGACTTTTAActaaatgttgtttgtttattagttgGCAGATGGCATTCAATACATCTTTGCACATGTTGGTCAGCTGACTGGTATGTATCGATACAAGTACAAACTGATGCGTCAAATAAGAATGTGCAAAGACCTAAAGCACGTTATCTACTATCGTTTCAATACAGTCAGTAACTGATGAGAGAAGGGCTACTttaatattgtatttaatcgtatttgtgtgtacagGGTCCTGTTGGCAAAGGTCCAGGTGTTGGAGTTTGGGCTGCTGGTTGGCGAGTATGGATGTTCTTTCTTCGTGGCATTGTTCCATTGCTTGAGCGTTGGCTTGGCAATCTTCTTTCACGTCAATTTGAAGGTCGTCACTCCAAGGGCGTTGCCAAGACAGTAACAAAGCAGCGTGTGGAGAGTCATTATGACCTTGAGCTTCGAGCTGCTGTGATGCATGACATATTAGACATGATGCCTGAGGGCATCAAGCAGAACAAAGCCAGGACCATTCTGCAACATTTGAGTGAGGCTTGGCGTTGTTGGAAGGCTAATATTCCTTGGAAAGTTCCTGGATTGCCAATTCCAATTGAGAATATGATCTTGCGTTATGTGAAGTCAAAAGCTGATTGGTGGACAAACACTGCTCACTACAACAGAGAGAGAATCAGAAGAGGAGCAACAGTTGATAAAACAGTGTGTAAAAAGAACTTGGGGAGACTTACTAGGCTTTATTTAAAGGCAGAACAGGAGAGACAGCACAACTACTTGAAGGTGCAACCAGATGGCTGAATAATATTGTTCATTCATGTCTCAATTtttgttgtcagtttgtgccTGGGTTTGCGTATAACTGTTAATCATTAATAtgcacacatatgcacacttGGATGCAAACACCAAAGGGAGTCTCTAGATGCACAAGGAACTCGTTTCGGTGTTTGCacctgtgtgtgtcactgtgtgtgtgtgtgtgtgtgtgtgtgtgtgtgtgtgcacgtgcgtgcatgtgt encodes the following:
- the LOC134187609 gene encoding uncharacterized protein LOC134187609 isoform X1 produces the protein MAEGHSRFEDELRALEREVNSQTYVEFVLMVKDAVDHLLKTRGTKGRTVNKRHSRFGPIIQRCPQAVKIMHMLGFVDMDDQHMCLLDYDQNANALTCFTDICKRSLERNGIRSVATIDASSSIHSDDPTIVVAHLAYFYFLRFMFLTLVSEWQHLMGHLAFQIKVAMDSIDLCLRKLALAQPLSVGHDMWKTTKEHTSVYLANGGDIREQLCDEMVQAANAITFEMRLKYSEGDIDWMVYMHLKKVLILETTKGGMISTEGIERYMAASCGLPREYLSEQYLDTVDKVRGKCLESLERPLITSEIAELNHTLFWQASNFLGHLCLPLGGRRLHRLERSDTDGEMEFGGFMSHRHDLRQLLQLSGRRTTSHENRYEELEPGHVLGHGVGLPIHIHHVDADSNDSDGEEKKDEGEKEKPDWDEVDEDESGIGKDQYQSGQSGDLLNHSESNSMSLMKTERIEEFNQIARTATSVKQIELLQQTIRAMIKGRSEERAHVQSEKSEFESAILSAKSQGSTEIISIMEAAKDERSLVLHRLRGEMRLLYRASHVADKRLRYLTRSTLSGLQTNSTFCMLEKTLVDHREEQPILADMMFGLVTDFLPSDLLVKTCRQMGVNVRPTRERRQDWVAAILRLR
- the LOC134187609 gene encoding uncharacterized protein LOC134187609 isoform X2; the protein is MAEGHSRFEDELRALEREVNSQTYVEFVLMVKDAVDHLLKTRGTKGRTVNKRHSRFGPIIQRCPQAVKIMHMLGFVDMNANALTCFTDICKRSLERNGIRSVATIDASSSIHSDDPTIVVAHLAYFYFLRFMFLTLVSEWQHLMGHLAFQIKVAMDSIDLCLRKLALAQPLSVGHDMWKTTKEHTSVYLANGGDIREQLCDEMVQAANAITFEMRLKYSEGDIDWMVYMHLKKVLILETTKGGMISTEGIERYMAASCGLPREYLSEQYLDTVDKVRGKCLESLERPLITSEIAELNHTLFWQASNFLGHLCLPLGGRRLHRLERSDTDGEMEFGGFMSHRHDLRQLLQLSGRRTTSHENRYEELEPGHVLGHGVGLPIHIHHVDADSNDSDGEEKKDEGEKEKPDWDEVDEDESGIGKDQYQSGQSGDLLNHSESNSMSLMKTERIEEFNQIARTATSVKQIELLQQTIRAMIKGRSEERAHVQSEKSEFESAILSAKSQGSTEIISIMEAAKDERSLVLHRLRGEMRLLYRASHVADKRLRYLTRSTLSGLQTNSTFCMLEKTLVDHREEQPILADMMFGLVTDFLPSDLLVKTCRQMGVNVRPTRERRQDWVAAILRLR